A region from the Acomys russatus chromosome 20, mAcoRus1.1, whole genome shotgun sequence genome encodes:
- the LOC127204501 gene encoding glycerol kinase-like, protein MADAKKAVLGPLVGAVDQGTSSTRFLVFNAKTAEVLNYHQVQITPEYPKEGWVEQNPKEILQSVYDCIEKTCEKLGQQSIDISNIKAIGVTNQRETTVVWDKLTGEPLYNAVVWLDLRTQSTVESLNKSISVSNNFVKTKTGLPISTYFSAVKLHWLIDNVRKVQKAIEDGRALFGTVDSWLIWCLTGGINGGVHCTDVSNASRTMLFNIHSLQWDEELCNFFGIPMTILPRIRSSSEIYGLMKTGPLEGVPISGCLGDQSAALVGQLCFQDGQAKNTFGTGCFLLCNTGQKCVSSEHGLLTTVAYKLGREEPVCYALEGSVAIAGAVVSWLKDNLQIIKSSAEIETLAEKVGSSYGCYFVPAFSGLYAPYWDPSARGIICGLTQFTNKCHIAYAALEAVCFQTREILDAMNSDCGIPLKHLQVDGGMTANKILMQLQADILCIPVMKPSMPETTALGAAMAAGAAEGVRVWSLKPEDLSVVQMEKFEPKINAEESEVRYSTWKKAVMKSMGWITTQTPESGDPSIFGSLTLGFYVVSSMVILIGARYI, encoded by the coding sequence ATGGCAGACGCTAAGAAAGCGGTTTTGGGGCCGTTGGTCGGGGCAGTGGACCAAGGTACCAGCTCAACACGTTTTTTGGTTTTCAATGCCAAAACGGCTGAAGTACTTAATTATCATCAAGTGCAAATAACACCGGAGTACCCAAAAGAAGGATGGGTAGAGCAAAACCCAAAGGAAATCCTGCAGTCAGTGTATGACTGCATAGAAAAAACATGTGAGAAACTTGGACAGCAGAGCATTGACATTTCCAACATAAAAGCTATCGGTGTCACCAACCAGCGGGAAACTACTGTAGTCTGGGACAAGTTAACTGGAGAACCTCTCTACAACGCTGTGGTGTGGCTTGACCTAAGGACCCAGTCTACTGTGGAGAGTCTCAACAAAAGCATTTCAGTAAGCAATAACTTTGTTAAGACCAAGACAGGCCTTCCAATCAGCACTTACTTCAGCGCAGTGAAACTTCACTGGCTCATTGACAATGTGAGGAAAGTGCAAAAGGCTATTGAGGATGGCAGAGCTCTTTTTGGGACAGTTGACTCGTGGCTTATCTGGTGTCTGACTGGAGGCATCAACGGAGGTGTCCACTGTACGGATGTAAGTAACGCCAGCAGGACCATGCTTTTCAATATCCATTCTTTGCAGTGGGATGAAGAGCTCTGCAATTTTTTTGGAATTCCAATGACCATCCTTCCTAGAATCCGGAGTTCTTCTGAGATCTATGGCCTAATGAAAACTGGCCCGTTGGAAGGTGTGCCAATATCTGGATGTCTTGGGGACCAGTCTGCTGCTTTGGTGGGACAACTGTGCTTTCAGGATGGACAAGCCAAAAATACATTCGGGACAGGTTGTTTCTTACTGTGTAACACAGGCCAAAAGTGTGTAAGTTCTGAACATGGCCTTTTGACCACAGTGGCGTACAAGCTTGGCAGAGAGGAGCCTGTCTGTTATGCCCTGGAAGGTTCCGTAGCTATAGCTGGTGCTGTTGTTAGCTGGCTAAAAGACAATCTTCAAATTATCAAGTCTTCGGCGGAAATTGAAACACTTGCTGAAAAAGTAGGCAGTTCCTACGGCTGCTACTTTGTTCCAGCATTTTCAGGGTTATATGCACCTTACTGGGACCCCAGTGCAAGGGGGATCATCTGCGGACTCACCCAGTTCACCAACAAATGCCACATTGCGTATGCTGCTTTAGAGGCCGTTTGTTTCCAAACCCGAGAGATTTTAGACGCCATGAATAGCGACTGTGGAATCCCACTGAAACATTTGCAGGTAGACGGAGGAATGACCGCCAACAAAATCCTTATGCAGCTGCAAGCAGACATTCTGTGCATTCCGGTGATGAAACCTTCCATGCCGGAAACAACTGCCCTGGGAGCCGCCATGGCAGCGGGAGCAGCAGAAGGGGTTAGGGTGTGGAGTCTGAAACCTGAGGATTTATCCGTTGTCCAGATGGAGAAGTTCGAACCTAAGATCAACGCTGAGGAAAGTGAAGTTCGTTACTCCACATGGAAGAAGGCTGTAATGAAGTCAATGGGCTGGATCACCACTCAGACCCCTGAAAGTGGCGACCCTAGTATCTTCGGCagtctgaccctgggcttttacGTAGTGAGTAGCATGGTGATATTAATTGGAGCAAGGTACATCTGA